A window of the Synergistaceae bacterium genome harbors these coding sequences:
- a CDS encoding YkgJ family cysteine cluster protein: MWWDKGLRFTCLGCGRCCRGAPGAIYFTLKEEEEISSFLSLEVEDFRRRYVTSRWGARSFRERGNGDCIFFDAKSARCTIYPVRPLQCSLFPFWPSRLESEEEWNETAAECPGMNQGELHRADKILSLLSENPFPDLL, from the coding sequence GTGTGGTGGGATAAAGGACTTCGCTTCACCTGCCTGGGCTGCGGCCGCTGCTGCAGGGGAGCGCCCGGGGCTATTTACTTTACGCTGAAGGAGGAGGAGGAGATCTCCTCCTTCCTGTCGCTTGAGGTCGAAGACTTTCGTCGCAGGTACGTCACCTCCCGCTGGGGCGCGAGAAGCTTCAGAGAGAGGGGCAACGGCGATTGCATATTCTTCGACGCTAAAAGTGCGCGCTGCACCATCTACCCGGTGCGTCCCCTTCAGTGCAGCCTCTTTCCCTTCTGGCCCAGCCGGCTCGAGTCCGAGGAGGAGTGGAACGAAACCGCCGCCGAGTGTCCCGGCATGAACCAGGGCGAGCTGCACCGGGCTGACAAGATACTCTCCTTATTATCCGAAAATCCATTCCCGGACCTGCTATAA